GAGCAGTTTTTGATCTGGGTTTTTGTTAAATCCATATCAAAATATAGAAAAGTTTGGATCTTTGAACAATTTATGATCTGGGTTTTTGTTAAACCGGTCCAAATTAACAAATGTTTGAATTTTTATTATGAATCTGATGTGGGTAATGTGGATCTGAGTTGAGATCTGTTGTGTTTTTTCTTTTTGGGTAACAGGGTTTTAAGGAAAAGAAAATGGCACGCAAGAAGATCCGAGAGTATGATTCCAAGAGATTAGTGAAGGAGCATTTCAAGAGGATTTCTGGTTCTGAATTGCCCATCAAATCTGCACAGGTAAACAtttatttcaaaattttattttaccTTTTTGATTTATAGCTTTTATTTGGTGCCCTAGTTCTTATAATTTCATTTTCCTTTGTGATCTGTGATTTGGAACTTTAGTTATTCAAATTGATATAATAACTGTCAAATTGAGAGTTGGAGGATGTAAAAACTTAAAACAATTAACATTTGATTTGGAGGAAAGGACCTAAGGTTTATAAGTGGTGGTTACCATGGATTTACTTTATACAACTCAAGCAGGATTTGACATGAGATAGTTAATTGATCATTAATCTTTTTGGTGAATTAGATTACGGAATCGACCGACTTTAATGAGTTGGTACAAAGGGAACCATGGTTATCTTCATCCAAACTGGTTGTGAAACCTGACATGTTGTTTGGAAAGCGCGGAAAGAGTGGACTCGTTGCTTTAAATCTTGATCTGGCTCAAGTTGCTGAGTTTGTCAAGGAGCGGCTTGGCAAAGAGGTAACTGTTACAACTGTATTGGACTTAAGTAGCATAATTCACACTAATCATCTGACTAGTTTTTGAAACCACATAATCGCTTtgacatacatacgtacatatatCAAAACACGCCCTTAATCTTTTTGAAGTCTATTAGACACCATAGGTATTATGTTTCAAGGTTACTAGATACTCTTTATCAAATTTAATTGGATCTAATATGAGCTTGTTAAAACTTTATTGACTTGATAGGTTGTGATGGATGGATGCAAAGGACCCATAACTACATTCATTGTCGAACCATTTGTTCCACACAACGAAGAGTTTTATATCAACATTGTTTCTGAGCGGTTAGGGTGTAGCATTAGTTTTTCAGAATGTGGAGGAATCGATATCGAAGAGAACTGGGACAAGGTACACAGAGGCGTGTCTGTATAAgcattatatgtatatatatgcatCTTCCTCGTTTTCTATTTATTTTTACGATTGGGTCCGTAAATCACATTTTTATTCCCTGTATTTTCAGGTTAAGACAATCTTTTTACCCACAGGAGCAGTGTTGAATCAAGAGACATGTGCTCCTCTTGTTGCCACCCTCCCACTGGAGGTGAGATTGTTACTTTTGAATGGGTCAATTCGGTTTATTCTCAACTGGTCAAATTAGTTGAATTGGGCAAACGGGCTTAAAGTCACCCAAAGTAATTTTGAATGCATACAACCTCCTCAATCGATATTATTCAAAGAATTAGAGTATCATTGTAatgggtagggatatggtaaaaagtgtctaaaatgtaagaagggtaagaagtgttttaaaccattggatatttgatctaatggttgagatcaatagggtataaaatgtaaattgtgttttaattagaaggaccttatgtaaaaattgaagggcaatagtgacttttccaacatttcaaatatggtaaccgtttcaaaaccacccatcaaactcctaaaaatcagcgaattatatgtaaccgccatcaatctccaaaaaaaatcagcgaatttcttcatactttaaaacattcccagatttttaaaacgtaatcgcagattcaagtcatggtgttttaactggagacattgttgatggcgtggtgttttatctggagacattgttcatggcgtagtgttttataaatacaaaacattcccagattttaaaacaccatgactaggattcaagtcatggtgttttatctggataccttgttcatagtgtggtgttttaaacatctatgattcaagtcatggtgttttatcaggagaccatggcgtggtgttttatctggagacattgttcatagcgtggtgttttatctggagacattgttcatggtgtggtattttatctggagacattattcatgccgtggtgttttatctggagacattgttcatggcgtggtgttttgtctccagatgtttaaaacactatgccatgaacaatgtcaccagataaaacaccacgccatgattcaagtcatggtgttttatctggaatccccaGCAACCTTCTATGAATATAACACCATACAACTTAATAAAACAccagaataaaacactatgatACACATTAACCTGCATCGCTGGATTCCATTGAAATTGATATAAAACACCAGAATCGAAAAAAGGCGCAGACGTTAAACAACTGGAATGGGGATATCGATTTGATAATCCTTTATGTATTTATAATTAATGATGATTGAGAGATACGTATAACACAATCGTATGGAAATTACAAAATTCGTTCAAATCCCTAAACAATCTCATGGACGGTTATTTTTGGATCAGTTATGTTGAATTtgaattaaatgacaaaaatgtacaattacaaaactacccttttgaattaattaagaggatggacacttgtcattccaggaatatttcttacacttcttacaaattaagcactttgtacaggatcctaaaCCTCATTGTAATAATATTGTCTTTTTTTAAGCATACTTTGATGCATTAGTTATTTATAATCTATGCAGTtgatatcggtgatatatcggttatgggtccccatgtaaaatatcggtgtcaaatatctgTACCGATGTTATTGGCGATATTGACTGATATttccgatatttgaccgatatatcacctaATAGAATAGACCTAGAAAATGTATTTTAGGATGTGATTTGTAATTATTATCTTCCCATATTATTGGGTCTTGTATTCGGTATATATGTATGATCATGAATGAGAAAGGATCAAGGAATGAAAACCATATCTTTCATGGTATCAAGAGTCTAGGTTACCCTAGCGCCGCCCCCCCCCCTCTCTTTGCCGATCGTCCTGTTCTTTGCCGATCGTCCTGTTCTTCACCGATCCTCATGTCTTCCCCATCTATTCATCCTGCTATCACCGTCAACAACATCAAGAACTCGGTCCCCTTAGTTCTTGATCAACAAACCAACCATTATAATACCTGGGCCGAATTATTCAAAAACCACTGCAAAGCTTATGATTGTTATGATCATCTTCAACCCAAGAAAACCGACACCTCTACCTCCACCGATAAACAAGCCGCCCCCTCTTCACCTAAACCTACCTATTCCGAGTCATGGGAACGTATAGATGCCATTGTTTTACAATGGATATACGGTACCATCACTCAGGATCTTTTACATACCATCATGAAGAATGACAACACCGCTTACAGTGCATGGATCACCCTCCAAAACCTTTTTCTTGACAACCAGGAGTCCCGCACCATTGACCTTCAAAACAAATTTGCCAACACCCGTCTCGATCAGTTTTCTAGCATGTCCGACTATTGCCAAGCTATGAAACTCATGTTCGACCAACTCACCAGTCTTGGCTCCACTACAACCGAAAAGCAACTGGTCATGCAAATCCTCACCGGCCTCAACGACCAATACGAGAACATTGCTCTCATTCTCCAGCAAACCGTTCCCCTCCCGGATTTCTACAATACCCGTTCTCGTCTGTGTCAGGTAGAGGAACGCAAAACGGCACAAGCAAAGGTCTCGGCACAAGCTGCGGGTACAGCCCTCACCACCACACCGGACACCTCAACTCGTCGTGATAACAGCCGGGATCGGTCCCGGAGTGACAACTCCGATCGCCGTAGTGATAACTACAACAGCCGAGGACGCGGACGAGGCCGGGGTCGCCGAGGTCGCGGCTCCTACGGTCGGGGCAGGTTCAACAGTAATGAACAGTACTACAATGGAAATCCATGGCAAGCACCACCTTGGGCCGGCCcacaagcttcttggaatcaatgGCCCACTATACCACCTTGTCCCTATCCATCGGCTCAGACCCAACCGTCAAACCCGGCCCAAGGTATTCTAGGCCCGAGACCTTCAACTTCGGGCAGCGGCAACAGCAACTCGGCTCACTCTTACAACACTGGGTACTCACCCACGGATATTGCTCAGGCCCTATACAACTTGGCGCTCCAAAACAATGACTCCTCCTGGACCATGGACACCGGGGCCTCAGGTACTATGTCTCCTCAACCAACTATGTTCTCATCTATTTTTAATAGCATTATTCGTAACATTATTGTTGGTAATGGCAAAACCATTCCGGTCTTGGGGCAGGGCGACATAACCTTACCACCACCCATCCCGCCCTTTAAGCTTAAAAACGTCCTTTACGCACCTAACCTTGTCAAAAACTTAATTTCCGTAAGACGTTTTACCACTGATAACCAATTATCTGTTGAATTTGACCCTTATGGTTTTACTGTGAAGGACCTTCGGACCAAGAAACCTATCCTACGGTGCAATAGCTCGGGGGATCTCTACACTCTCAGCCCGTCCAACATCACCCACCTTTCTGCTGCTTCTACATTTGCTGCTATTTCCCAAGACATCTGGCATCAACGGCTTGGTCATCCAGGGCCCGCTGTTTTACAAACTTTAAAATCTTCATCTTCAATAAAATGTAGTTCTCCTAAAAATAACTCTAAACTTTGTTCTTCTTGTATTTTTGGGAAACACATTCGTCTACCATTTGCTACTTCGTTTACACATACTTTAATGCCATTTGATCTTATTCACAGTGATGTTTGGACTTCTCCCATTCTTAGTAATGGGGGACACCGTTACTATGTCTTATTTTTAGACGATTACACCAATTTTTTGTGGACTTACCCCATAGCAAATAAATCTGATGTTTTCACCATGTTCAACATTTTTACCAACTTCGTGAAAACTCAATTCAATCGCAACATAAAACAACTTCAATGTGATAATGGTCGTGAGTATGTCAATTCTCAGTTTCAAACATTTTGCAAAAATAATGGCATGCATTTTCGTTTTTCTTGTCCCCATACTTCCTCCCAAAACGGGAAAGCCGAACGTAAAATACGCTCTATAAACAACATTATGCGAACCCTCTTGGCCCAATCCTCTATGCCTAACACATATTGGTCCCATGCACTTGAAGTTGCAACCTACCTTTTAAACATCATACCCTCTAAAGTCCACCACTTTCAAACACCTACCCATCGCCTTTATCATATCCATCCCGCATATGATCACCTACGTGTATTCGGGTGCATTTGCTACCCTCTCATTCCCCACACGACCATACACAAACTTGCATACCGCTCCGCCCCGTGTGTTTTTCTTGGTTACCCTCCAAACCATCGCGGTTACAAATGCCTAGATCTTTCCACTCACAAAATCACCATTAACCGACATGTGCTATTTGACGAGACCATATTTCCGTTTGCCAACAAACTGCAACCCCCTCTCCAAAATTATGACTTTTTGACCGATCCCATACACCCACTGCTCCTACCCCACTTTCGTTTTCCACCATCCACAACCCCCACGGCCCAAACCATTCCCGTGTCACCTGCCCACCCCACTCCCACCTCGGCCCACAGCCCTATTCTACCAGCCCAACATCTGCCATTCAACCCCTCACCCCATATTAGCCCACTGACCACTTCGAACCCAGCCCAACCTACATCTCACCCCACCCCAACCGAGCCCACTCCTCACACCCACTCCGACCAACCCGAGCCCACTCAACCCTCCCATACCAGCCCATCCCTTACACCTACTACCACCGCTCCTGTGCCACCGCCACCTACTCGAACTATGCACACACGTGCTATGTCGGGTATTACTAAACCTAAACAAGTATTCAACCTTCACAGTACCTCCATCTCTCCTATACCCAACAACCCTAAAGACGCCCTCTCCAACCCGGACTGGTTTAACGCCATGACACACGAATTTAATgctttaattaaaaataatacatgGGAACTAGTTCCGAGGCAGGCAAATATGCATGTTATACGCAGTATGTGGTTGTTTCGGCACAAATACAGGTCGGATGGAACATTGGAGCGATACAAGGCACGGTTAGTATGTGATGGTCGTACACAGGAGGTTGGTGTGGATTGCGGTGAGACGTTTAGCCCAGTCGTCAAACCCGCAACTATTCGCACTGTATtatcacttgctttgtctcaatcTTGGTCGATTAATCAGTTGGATGTCACTAATGCGTTTCTTCATGGGAATTTAAATGAGATAGTTTATATGTACCAGCCGATGGGGTTCCGACACAGAGACTTTCCGGATCACGTTTGTCGTCTTAGAAAATCGCTTTATGGTCTCAAACAAGCTCCCAGAGCATGGTACCAACGGTTTACGGATTTTGTGGTGTCTATGGGTTTTCTGCAAAGTAAGTGTGATAATTCACTGTTCACATATCATCACGGGGGTGATACAGCGTATCTATTGATTTATGTTGACGACATCATTTTGACGACGTCTTCGGACATCTTACGCACGAAACTAATGGGATCACTTGCATCCGAGTTTGCTATGAAAGATCTTGGTCAGCTTAGTTATTTCTTGGGCGTTCAGGTCACTCGCTCCGCCAACAACATGTTCTTATCCCAACAGACATACGCCAGAGATATTATTGCTAGAGCCGGTATGCAATCCTGTAACTCGGTCGCCACACCAGTTGATACTAAACCCAAGTTAAGCACCACGTCTAGTCCTACTTTCGACAATCCGACGTTATACCGTAGCTTGGCTGGGGCTCTCCAGTACCTCACTTTTACACGACCAGATATCTCTTATGCCGTGCAACAAATCTGTGTACACATGCATGCCCCCACTATTGATGATTGGAACGCTCTCAAACGTGTAATACGTTATCTTCAAGGCACTTCATCCTACGGTCTCACACTGTCTCCTTGTAGTCTTGTTTCTCTTCGAGCTTATACAGATGCTGATTGGGCAGGTTGTCCAGACACGAGACGTTCCACTTCTGGTTATTGTGTCTACATGGGTCCGAATCTTCTTTCCTGGTCGTCAAAAAGGCAGTCCACTGTTTCTCGCTCCAGTGCCGAAGCTGAATACAGAGCCGTTGCCAATGTGGTTGCTGAAATTTGTTGGCTGCGAAATCTCCTCCTTGAGCTTCGTCATCCGCTACGGACCGCCTCTCTCGTTTATTGTGACAATATCAGTGCCATTTATCTCTCTGGCAATCCGGTTCAACATCAACGTACAAAGCACATTGAGCTTGATATCCACTTTGTTCGTGAACAggtgcaacgaggcaaggtccgCATATTACACACACCAACGCGTTTTCAGGTCGCTGACATTTTCACCAAAGGTCTACCGAAGGTTTTATTTGATGATTTCCGGTCCAGTCTCAACATTCGGCCACCTCtcgcttcgactgcgggggtgtaatagaaTAGACCTAGAAAATGTATTTTAGGATGTGATTTGTAATTATTATCTTCCCATATTATTGGGTCTTGTATTCGGTATATATGTATGATCATGAATGAGAAAGGATCAAGGAATGAAAACCATATCTTTCATCACCGATATTCCcaatatcagtacctttcttcttagttctaccattcttCTTTCTTCTTATTTCTGCGATTATTATTTTAAGTATTAGTTGTTAgttgttagtgttaaatgttgGTGTAAAGtcttaaattgctatatatataaattctgcatgatattaaaattaccgatatcccaccgcgataacctatatctcaaatattggTCCTTGActgatatccgatattttaccgcatttaCTGCTTAATTTATAATATAAGGACAAAAAAGTGTTTGCAAGTCAACCCCACCCGACTTGGCCCGATTTGACCTTTTAGCTGATCCGCCTGTACCGTCCATCGTGCCATAGAGTTGTGCATATTGAATCTCTAATGCTCATTTTTTCTCACGATGCAGTACAAATCTGAAATCGAGGAGTTCATCACAAACATATATTCCCTGTTCGTAGGTAAAATCTTATCGACTTTTGAAATTTCCATTCTTGTTACTCACCCATGTAAACATATGATAAATCTAGGCCAATATCATCATAAATCTCCATGTTTCTTGCATATAGATCTCGACTTCACTTTCTTGGAAATGAATCCGTTCACTCTGGTCAACGGAAAGCCTTATCCTCTTGATATGAGAGGCGAGCTTGATGACACTGCTGctttcaaaaacttcaaaaagtATATTAACTTTCTCTATTCCTAAGTTTCATAATTATTTATTAACCTTCAGTTATTATTTATTAACAGAAGTTTAAAAAAATGGTATAATCTCGCAGGTGGGGCAATATCGAATTCCCAATGCCGTTTGGAAGAGTTATGAGTCCTACTGAAAGCTTTATCCATGGACTTGATGAAAAGGTGCATATGAGTATACAAACAATATTTAAATGTTTTTTCCTTAATCGTGTTGAAATTTTGTATTTTAAATGTGTAACTTCGATCTCTTGCAGACTAGTGCATCTTTGAAATTCACGATTCTTAACCCTAAAGGCCGCATTTGGACCATGGTTGCCGGTGGTGGTGCTAGTGTCATCTACGCAGATACAGTTGGAGATTTAGGTTATGCTGCTGAGCTTGGAAATTATGCAGAATACAGCGGTGCGCCCAATGAAGAAGAAGTTCTGCAGTATGCTCGAGTTGTCATCGACGTAAGTGACAGTTTCGTTAATATTCATTTGTGGGTGCCAGTTTCATGAAAGTAACATTTATGGTCTCACCCTTCTACAttaaactgaaaatgaaaaaaaataaaaataaaggttCAACATTCtgcattttttgaaatttcagtgtGCAACGGCGGATCCCGATGGTCAAAGGAGGGCGCTTGTAGTTGGTGGCGGAATCGCAAATTTTACTGATGTGGCAGCCACTTTCAATGGCATCATTCGTGCGATGAAGGAGAAGGTAATTTGTTTGATCATATGAAACTAAAGGGGCAAAACTGACTTTTTGGTGTGGTTTTTTTATTAATGTGTGTAGGAAGCGAAGTTGAAAGCCGCGAACATGCACATTTATGTACGACGGGGAGGCCCAAATTACCAAAGAGGCCTTGCTAGAATGCGTGCGCTCGGGGCTGAAATTGGCATCCCTATTGAAGTACACTAAACCTTATTTCTCCTTGCACTTGTTTCATTtagttttcaaactttttaagGGTAAATTGGTCAATTTACTATGATTTGGATTTTTAGGTATATGGGCCAGAAGCAACAATGACAGGAATATGCAAACAAGCAATTGAATGCATCATGGTTGGTGCTTAGATTTGGTGGATCTTCTTGGACTTATGTTTCATTGTTTAATGTTAAAGTTTCAAATGAGAGATTGATAAGAATGTTGTAACTGAAAACAATTTTCATTTGTATTTGTGGGTTTAACTAAGGCATTCGCTATAGTAACTCAAAAAAGTTGTATGATGTAACTCAAAAAATAAAGTCATGTTTTACATTgatcgaaaataataaaaatgaataCCAATACCGGTTCCGGTAACAACAATACTGGTACCGATGTTGTTGGTCAATGCCGACTCAGTTCTTCACCAGAACATCCACATCATTTCGAATACAACCCCGTTTTAAAGAAAACTTCAAATACAACTCCGTTTTAGATAAAATTTATATCGAAATGTAAAGAAAAAAATCTAACGCAACCGCGTATTTAGCGTTTATAAAAAACgataagaaaaaaaacaaaactataGGGTTAAAAACGTATATTATTTGTAGTATAAAGAGCTTAATAGAAACTTATAAAAAAGTCAAAGTTACCTTCACGCAAGTTGGTAACTGTTATAAACTGTAGGGTTAAAAACGGATATTATTTATATTGTAAGGTGTTTAATTGAAACTAAAAATAAGCAGATAAAAAAAAGTCAAAATTACTATTAACATAAGCTGATAATTGTTATAGAGCTTGATCATCTAAGCATTTGTGGTAAAATAACATGTCTTTGCAAATTTGACTCTCTTTATATGTATACTAGCAGGATGCCCACGTGATGCGGCGGGAACGACACATCGCATTACGATACTCGTTTTttgtagttttcttattcatatGATATTTATTGTAGTATCATAGTGATAGATATACATGAAAATCGAAGTAATCGGGTAATCCATTTCATTGTGATGTGCATGGTTCGGTCGATTCggttattatcctcaaccgaagCCGAAACCAAAGTAATCGGTTAGTCTATTATATTAACCAATCGGTTTTCGGTTAATCACTTCGGTTTATTCGGTTAGATTGTCGGTTTTTGGTTTGGTTcatttaatttcagttaatagcaaaaaccaaacttgggctaaaacttttgcttaaGAAGATTATATGAAActgatgtataaatacatgaaatgaaagtatacaTATATGAAATGGATATATAAAACACGAAATATATGAATTGGaaaaaagctagaaatatatgaaaatatgaatgattcGGTTCGGTTCAGCTAAGTTTGGTCAAACGATAGTACAAAAATTGATAACCGGTTTTTGGTTAATTTAATTTTCGGTTAATCCAGTTTTTGAttgatttcggttcggtttcgtcTGTTTTTGGTTTGGTTTAGGTTAACGATTTAGTTATTGCTCATCGATAACCGATTTTGGTTAATAACCGATAGGTGCGCGCGCGATGCGGCACGAAACACAAACATTGAAATGGTGTGCATTGTTCGGTTGGTTAgattattatcctcaaccgaaatcgaggtcatcgattagtctattttataAACCAATCTGTTTTCAGTTAATCGGTTTGGTTATCATTTAGATTGACGGTTTTTGGTTTGatcatttaattttaattaatagCCAAAACCAAATTTCGGCTAAAACTTTTGATTAGAAATACATTAAATTTATGTATAAATACATAGgtacatgaaatggatgtataaatacataaaatgagGGTATAAATATAAAATACATGAACTGGAGGAATAAAAgctataaatatataaaaatatgaatggttcgattcggttaattttggttaaatgagAGTACAAAAAAAGATAACCGTTTTTTGTTAATTTGGGTTTCGGTTAATCACTTTTCAGTTAATTCAATATTTGGTTGATTTCGGTTCAGTTTCGGTTAACGATTCAGTTATTACTCACCTTTAGACActgttaatcacgtaacatatcaattttttaattaaaaaactatagcaatactatactcaaattaaagagaataaaatactcgtttatatggtgtaatttaaaaaaatatattaacgtACAAAAAAGATATGACCGTTTAAAAATCTTGGGAGGGGGGAGTTAGTTTTTTAGAAGAGGATGAAGTGTAGCTACTAACTTTTGTTAAAGATGAGGGATTAAAGTGTAATCTAGATGAGAGGATTAAATTGACGGTTTTAGCCTGAACCGTTTGTCAATTAAATTCTAAAACtaacaacaaaataaaaacaattaaaacaatgAAACCGTTTAAAACATATAACTAAGAGTTGCAAACATCCAAAATTCTAAACAATCAAAGTAAAAGTAGCAATGAAATGAAAGTatacaatataaaaaaaaaaacaaaagttaactaaaaaaaacttttatttaaCCATCACAAAACTTAATTCAAAcatataaaaactatatttatatttttttaatcctAGAAGCATTTTTTTAAATAgaatatttaaagtttaaataaGTTAATAGGATTTttgaatttattatttaaattttaaacccAAACCGGTTCTAGCGGTTCTTTAAACGGAATCGTCGGTTGGGAACCGTTTTCTCCCAAATCTAAGAACCGGAACCGGACCTGAAATACAACAATACGGTTCGGATCTGGTGGTTCCGGTTCGATTCCTCGGTTCTGACAATTCAGAACCGTAACTTGCTCGGCCCTATGTTTGATATTCTGTAGCTATTAAACATCATGGGATAATGACTATGTATGTTGggctttaatcacttgtacattAAGGCATCATCTACGTGTACCTTTTAATCCACACATCAATATTCaccaagacaactatcgaaacgtcaACAAAAATGAGTAGATCATCACGGtacttttgaatttttttaaaacgTTATAGTTTATAGGGGAATTGGCttgtaataatcccaactagagGTCTTTGGCCATTAACAgttgacgtgaccgtgtcgtcccgatcaatcaaaaacccaattaaacctaggtagctaggctAAGTCGGGTATCaaatccacgaagagcatgtggtcagtatcgcaTGACCTGTTCGACTaattagactatttacaaaaatgtacaatgtgATTATGAACATTGCTAATTTTTTATAAGTTTATTTGGTTGGAAAATAAATCGGAGTGACCCGACAATTGGTATTATCTAAAACACTTGTGATTAACTAAAATTGCAACTAAATTACTAAATGATTAAAACAAGAAATTAGAGACAAGTTCCACACCCGGTTCGATtattgcaagacctagggttcctacatgttttaacttgattcaattgcatatagtgattaacggattactatcacgaagcttaggtgccaattgctatcaacgtcatagacaacagaccgtaatgcacttcgttacctcggacatgtaaatcctaacctaagataaggcataagtgcacaaattcatttcgcaaagtcaaattttataatcattcgacaattcacaaatttgatcggagtgtcgcgctccggtcaaagataagatttatatgcccaaattacccttaacagatagttagtggtagtaaggggtcgaaccacgaagagtatgtggtttgcgaatggacttgattgattttaacGGTTTGTCACTAATATGAAGCTTACTAGATTATTTTTAcggtttttgtttgttttgaaaagatgttGAAATGAACCTACAAGTTTGGTTTTTAATTATGACTAACAAGAACTTAAACAATTGCACGAAATTATAATTGATAATGTAAACAAGATAAataaacaaggttcacacccggttcggtaattgcaaTCCTAGGGCTTCTACACGGTTTAGATTTGATTCAATTGCAAAAGTGACTAACGAATTTAGTGTTGCGAGGATTAGGTGCCAATAGCTATCGACGTTACAAGGAACGGACAAAAATGCACTTCATCACCAAgaacaagtaaatcctaacctagacaaggcatgaatgcacataaacatttcataaagtcaaatttaatcttcaCTCGACAATTTATGAATTCAATACAAATGCATGACAATTATCAAAGGGTTCAAATACTAAACaacttgtcacaaaatcaaatcaaaatacaaatgcataaaccctagaactcttacaacaatctacaccggggtgaaaccgacaagactagccgctcatggttgaatgGACGCGATCACCGGATGACGAGCACGAACATGGCGCCATGACCTTGAGTCTTGGAGGAATGATGGAGGGCAGGTGTTAGGGTTTGGTGGAGAATTGATTGGGGATGATGGTAGAGGgtttgatgatgatggtgaaggTGATTCGGTTAGGGTTAGAGGTGAAGGAGAGTAGTGGTGGTGTTAGAGATGGGTTAGGGATGAAAAAGATGATCAAGAATGGTTCCAACATGGTGTTTTCAGCTTCCCCAACTCGTGACCCCCGAAAATTGGTCAAACGAA
The Helianthus annuus cultivar XRQ/B chromosome 6, HanXRQr2.0-SUNRISE, whole genome shotgun sequence genome window above contains:
- the LOC110903742 gene encoding ATP-citrate synthase alpha chain protein 1; this encodes MARKKIREYDSKRLVKEHFKRISGSELPIKSAQITESTDFNELVQREPWLSSSKLVVKPDMLFGKRGKSGLVALNLDLAQVAEFVKERLGKEVVMDGCKGPITTFIVEPFVPHNEEFYINIVSERLGCSISFSECGGIDIEENWDKVKTIFLPTGAVLNQETCAPLVATLPLEYKSEIEEFITNIYSLFVDLDFTFLEMNPFTLVNGKPYPLDMRGELDDTAAFKNFKKWGNIEFPMPFGRVMSPTESFIHGLDEKTSASLKFTILNPKGRIWTMVAGGGASVIYADTVGDLGYAAELGNYAEYSGAPNEEEVLQYARVVIDCATADPDGQRRALVVGGGIANFTDVAATFNGIIRAMKEKEAKLKAANMHIYVRRGGPNYQRGLARMRALGAEIGIPIEVYGPEATMTGICKQAIECIMVGA